CCCGGCGCATCGGCATGGGGACCCGCACCGCGCAGGGCACCCGCGCCTTCGCCCACCTGGCCAGCGTCATCGAGACCTGTCGCAAACGCGCCGTCTCGCCCTGGCCGTATCTGGCCGAAGTGGTCCGCCAGCGGCGCCAAGGACTTCAGGCCCCGCCGTTGCCCTCACCAGCCAGCTGATCAGGGCGACCCCCGCCAGGGCTGCTTAGCAACCAGGGGGGGCTAAACGGTTACGGGCGGTTTCGCGTCGATTAGAACTGGATCGGCTCGCCGGGCTGCGCGATCGGGGATGCAACCTTCGTCCCACCGAGCCCGTTACGACTGTTGGATCACCTGGAGGATTGGGAGCGGTATCTCGCGACCCAGGATCGCGATGGTATCGCCCAGACAGCCATCGTCCACGCCCAATTCGAGTTGATTCACCCCTTCAAGGACGGCAGTAACCGTTTAGCCCCCCCTGTTCTTAGCCCCCTC
The DNA window shown above is from Candidatus Thiodictyon syntrophicum and carries:
- a CDS encoding Fic family protein, whose product is MDHLEDWERYLATQDRDGIAQTAIVHAQFELIHPFKDGSNRLAPPVLSPLADGVT